The following proteins are co-located in the Candidatus Sericytochromatia bacterium genome:
- a CDS encoding SMP-30/gluconolactonase/LRE family protein — MRKHPVVLTTATCVLALLAAACGPSDMPVRPKSAKAAASAKPKAPAVATGPVLTGVARSPASLLSTNGGGIISSNTAGILANNAGGLVSNNAGGILSSNTAGYLLLQQLPPVFRLLAEEMRPIAKRKAHLLDASRRRVRGVNPVETDAQGRFTFTDVPPGNNWIVEVQLDSFALSALGRVDSPNLEVNPITTIVTEHLRHQLRDQPAALRILSVADYTKLTGEVAQEVAKGDVRIDLSNTIKAAQTFEQMAAKVPALAKTSSALVSATRTEFKTAQSAGKLDVELTEEEVIPPVASVASLDLAPLANAFAAYVKTRQIGIPRDIGQGSQVALWNGLPAQWFTGGADTRGHAVVLYGPKGPKLIRNEFYDRYISAAQYWTLGAPTGDEEELPGDLMVAGTPHKGPHRQQAFENGVLAFTPTSGIVMRLNGKSFEAGEGQREGIVYPPPGIPAVVVSTHLGSSRGDEDGNPSEARFNMPWGMAADAEGTLYISDNGNGRIRRIDGEGKVTSFTDSFDAVMALPGISGLTAAGPNNLFVLADNSVYSVRNGRPPLRIAGSLVAGMADGPGDQARFGYPRGIALSQDGKTLFVSDAVNHRICKIALDTPEKTVTTYAGGGGSGLKDGKGGEARFHHPHGLFLDGSGILYVADSSNHAIRRITPDGTVSTLSGTTGQPGSQDGPASGPANQVAMFTRPMGIVMNQDGDLYVSEETGCAIRKIALGTARTYTLAGHKNRARFQDGPGDVAGFNGPAGIFLDRNGQIFVADRDNHRIRKLVFSVAFQAVTPPPDNSAAEDDE; from the coding sequence ATGCGCAAGCACCCCGTCGTTCTGACCACTGCCACCTGCGTGCTGGCCCTGCTGGCAGCTGCCTGTGGTCCGTCCGATATGCCGGTGCGCCCGAAAAGCGCCAAGGCAGCCGCCAGCGCCAAACCCAAGGCGCCGGCGGTGGCGACGGGGCCCGTGCTGACAGGCGTCGCCAGAAGCCCGGCCTCGCTGCTCAGCACCAACGGCGGGGGCATCATCAGCTCCAACACGGCCGGCATCCTGGCCAACAATGCCGGAGGGCTGGTCTCCAACAACGCGGGCGGCATCCTGTCGAGCAACACGGCTGGCTACTTGCTCCTGCAACAGCTCCCGCCGGTGTTCCGCTTGCTCGCCGAGGAGATGCGTCCGATCGCCAAGCGCAAGGCCCACTTGCTCGATGCCTCCCGGCGCCGCGTGCGCGGCGTGAACCCAGTTGAAACCGATGCCCAGGGACGCTTCACCTTCACGGACGTACCACCCGGCAACAACTGGATCGTCGAGGTGCAACTCGACAGCTTCGCGCTCTCGGCCCTGGGACGGGTCGACAGCCCGAACCTGGAGGTCAATCCCATCACCACCATCGTCACGGAACACCTGCGACATCAGTTGCGGGACCAGCCGGCCGCCCTGCGCATCCTGTCGGTGGCCGACTACACCAAACTGACCGGCGAGGTGGCGCAGGAGGTGGCCAAAGGCGATGTCCGCATCGACCTGTCGAACACCATCAAGGCCGCCCAGACCTTCGAGCAGATGGCGGCCAAGGTGCCCGCCCTGGCCAAAACCAGCTCCGCGCTGGTGTCCGCCACCCGCACGGAATTCAAGACGGCCCAGAGCGCCGGAAAACTGGACGTCGAGCTGACCGAAGAGGAGGTCATCCCGCCCGTGGCGAGCGTGGCCAGCCTCGACCTCGCTCCGCTGGCCAATGCGTTCGCCGCTTATGTGAAGACGCGTCAGATCGGCATCCCGCGGGACATCGGTCAGGGCAGCCAGGTGGCGCTCTGGAATGGGCTGCCGGCGCAGTGGTTCACCGGGGGGGCTGATACGCGCGGGCACGCGGTGGTGCTGTACGGTCCCAAGGGCCCGAAACTGATCCGCAACGAGTTTTACGATCGCTACATTTCAGCCGCCCAGTACTGGACGCTTGGCGCCCCGACGGGCGACGAAGAGGAACTCCCGGGCGACCTGATGGTGGCCGGTACCCCCCACAAAGGTCCCCACCGTCAGCAGGCTTTTGAAAACGGGGTGCTGGCCTTCACGCCCACCTCCGGCATCGTGATGCGGCTCAACGGCAAATCCTTCGAGGCAGGCGAGGGTCAGCGCGAGGGCATTGTCTATCCGCCCCCGGGCATCCCGGCCGTGGTCGTCTCCACGCATCTGGGAAGCTCGCGCGGCGACGAGGATGGCAACCCCTCGGAGGCTCGCTTCAACATGCCTTGGGGCATGGCCGCCGATGCCGAGGGCACGCTGTACATCTCAGACAACGGCAATGGCCGCATCCGGCGCATTGACGGGGAGGGCAAGGTCACCAGTTTCACCGACTCGTTTGATGCCGTCATGGCGCTGCCGGGCATCTCGGGCCTGACCGCAGCCGGCCCGAACAACCTGTTCGTGCTGGCCGACAACAGCGTGTACAGCGTGCGCAATGGACGGCCGCCGTTGCGCATCGCCGGAAGTCTCGTGGCCGGAATGGCCGATGGACCGGGCGACCAGGCCCGCTTCGGTTACCCCCGCGGCATCGCCCTGAGCCAGGACGGCAAGACCCTGTTCGTCTCCGATGCGGTCAATCATCGCATCTGCAAGATCGCGCTGGACACCCCCGAAAAAACCGTCACGACCTATGCCGGGGGCGGGGGGTCAGGCCTGAAAGACGGCAAGGGAGGCGAGGCCCGCTTCCATCACCCGCACGGCCTCTTTCTCGACGGCAGTGGCATTCTGTACGTGGCGGACAGCAGCAACCACGCCATTCGGCGCATCACCCCGGACGGCACGGTGTCGACCCTCTCCGGGACCACGGGGCAGCCAGGCTCCCAGGATGGTCCCGCCTCGGGTCCCGCGAATCAGGTGGCGATGTTCACTCGCCCGATGGGCATTGTCATGAACCAGGACGGCGACCTGTACGTGTCTGAAGAAACGGGCTGCGCCATTCGCAAGATCGCGCTGGGAACGGCACGCACCTACACCCTGGCAGGCCACAAGAACCGGGCGCGCTTCCAGGACGGTCCTGGCGACGTGGCGGGCTTCAACGGTCCTGCCGGAATCTTCCTCGACCGCAACGGGCAGATCTTCGTGGCGGACCGCGACAACCACCGCATCCGCAAGCTCGTCTTCAGCGTCGCGTTCCAGGCGGTGACGCCCCCGCCCGACAACTCAGCGGCCGAGGACGACGAATAG
- the hrpB gene encoding ATP-dependent helicase HrpB — translation MFFSYPTLFPRAVVYHGEVSDPACYPIDAHLPAIRAALQAHGRLVLQAPPGTGKSTRVPWALTGEAGEVVVLQPRRVAARALAQRVAQLLGEPLGQRIGYRVRFDRAGGPQTRLWFQTYGVFWQRVRERPDLAGVACVVLDEFHERSLEADAVLAWLTRLRESKRPDLQLVVMSATLDGESWQGAWAQAPCLSVASEAHPVALEYLPPRAGEALPAHVLRALRHLDATAQQGSVLVFLPGVAEIQRTADLLQREWPEREVLALHGAQSPEAQQRALSRPAERDCVVLATNVAETSLTIAGVTAVIDSGQARIADYDPESEFDRLRLGWVARANMIQRMGRAGRTGPGRCLRLWASSLESSLPEALPPELARRDLARLALEVASLPAAPLWLLAPPEGPWLRAHERLRQLGALDSGGALTPLGEQLLRYPVAPAHARVLVAAALAGCFELAAAMVAILEVADRRRIADEPDLLWLAVDMLQASGPRRAGHAWERDVLETWRQLCRAAQPPLPAPSAPRVWDGETLAAQREAITRCWLLALPERVAARGEKAYVLRDGRRGLVPQGDPPELILVLQLHAVEAASGRHATIPLYLPLEAAWLEAAETSRCVVSWDAARARVVQERHWVSAGVVTRRETLPPEEWDWRAAESLMVEKWLAGDLSLPAWDEEVASWVARVRKAAEVWPEMGIPRLERDDWEVLYHEVVQGKTGLGGITPRELIAALHDYVGWEAIARIERAAPLSWKLPSGRSARIRYPEEGPPELSARLGDMIGLGGTLSLFEGRVPVLFDILAPNYRTVQKTFDMDGFWARTYPEVKKELRRRYPKHPWP, via the coding sequence GTGTTCTTCTCATACCCGACTTTGTTCCCTCGCGCGGTGGTCTATCATGGGGAGGTGTCCGACCCTGCCTGCTATCCCATCGACGCGCACCTGCCGGCCATCCGCGCCGCCCTGCAGGCCCACGGGCGCCTGGTGCTGCAGGCGCCGCCCGGCACCGGCAAGTCGACGCGCGTGCCCTGGGCGCTCACCGGCGAGGCGGGCGAGGTGGTGGTGCTTCAGCCGCGTCGGGTGGCGGCACGGGCGCTGGCGCAGCGGGTGGCGCAGTTGCTGGGTGAACCGCTCGGGCAACGCATCGGCTATCGGGTCCGCTTCGACCGGGCTGGCGGCCCGCAGACGCGCCTGTGGTTCCAGACCTATGGCGTGTTCTGGCAGCGCGTGCGGGAACGGCCGGACCTGGCCGGGGTGGCCTGCGTGGTGCTGGACGAGTTCCACGAACGCAGTCTGGAAGCTGACGCGGTGCTGGCCTGGCTGACCCGCTTGCGCGAGAGCAAGCGCCCTGACCTGCAACTCGTCGTCATGTCGGCCACGCTCGACGGGGAAAGCTGGCAGGGCGCCTGGGCCCAGGCGCCGTGTCTGTCGGTGGCCTCGGAAGCCCATCCGGTGGCCTTGGAATACTTACCGCCGCGTGCCGGAGAGGCCCTTCCGGCTCACGTCTTACGGGCCTTGCGCCACCTGGACGCCACCGCCCAGCAGGGCTCCGTGCTGGTGTTCCTGCCGGGCGTGGCCGAGATTCAGCGGACGGCCGACCTGCTCCAGCGCGAGTGGCCGGAGCGGGAGGTGCTGGCCCTGCACGGCGCCCAGTCCCCCGAGGCCCAGCAGCGCGCCTTGTCGCGCCCGGCCGAACGTGATTGCGTGGTGCTGGCCACCAACGTGGCCGAGACCAGCCTGACGATCGCGGGGGTGACGGCAGTGATCGACAGTGGCCAGGCGCGGATCGCGGATTACGACCCGGAGAGCGAGTTCGATCGCCTGCGGTTGGGGTGGGTGGCGCGCGCCAACATGATCCAGCGGATGGGGCGCGCGGGACGGACCGGTCCCGGACGTTGCCTCCGGCTCTGGGCCTCGTCGCTGGAAAGCAGCTTGCCCGAGGCGTTGCCCCCGGAACTCGCCCGGCGGGACCTGGCCCGGCTGGCCCTGGAGGTGGCGAGCCTGCCGGCGGCCCCGCTCTGGTTGCTCGCACCGCCCGAAGGGCCGTGGTTGCGCGCGCACGAGCGCCTGCGGCAGCTGGGTGCCCTGGACTCAGGCGGTGCTCTGACGCCGCTGGGGGAGCAGTTGTTGCGCTACCCGGTGGCCCCGGCCCACGCCAGGGTGCTGGTGGCGGCCGCTCTGGCGGGATGTTTCGAACTGGCGGCCGCGATGGTCGCGATTCTCGAGGTGGCCGATCGCCGCCGGATCGCCGATGAGCCCGACCTGCTCTGGTTGGCGGTCGACATGTTACAGGCGTCAGGCCCGCGGCGGGCCGGTCACGCCTGGGAGCGGGACGTGCTGGAGACCTGGCGACAGCTCTGTCGCGCGGCCCAGCCGCCGTTGCCGGCCCCATCGGCCCCGCGCGTCTGGGATGGCGAGACGTTGGCGGCGCAGCGGGAGGCGATCACCCGTTGCTGGCTGTTGGCCCTGCCGGAACGCGTGGCGGCACGAGGTGAGAAAGCCTACGTGTTGCGCGATGGCCGGCGTGGCCTGGTGCCCCAGGGGGATCCCCCCGAACTGATCCTGGTGCTGCAGTTACACGCCGTGGAGGCGGCCAGCGGTCGACACGCCACGATTCCCCTCTACTTGCCGCTGGAGGCCGCCTGGCTTGAGGCGGCCGAGACGTCTCGCTGCGTGGTGAGCTGGGATGCGGCGCGGGCGCGTGTGGTGCAGGAGCGCCACTGGGTGTCCGCCGGGGTGGTCACGCGACGGGAGACTCTGCCGCCGGAGGAATGGGACTGGCGGGCTGCGGAAAGCTTGATGGTCGAGAAATGGCTGGCCGGTGACCTCAGCTTGCCCGCCTGGGATGAGGAGGTAGCCAGCTGGGTCGCGCGGGTGCGCAAGGCGGCCGAGGTCTGGCCGGAGATGGGCATTCCGCGCCTCGAGCGGGATGACTGGGAAGTGCTGTATCACGAAGTCGTTCAGGGCAAGACGGGGCTTGGGGGCATCACGCCACGCGAGCTGATTGCGGCATTGCACGATTACGTGGGCTGGGAGGCGATCGCCCGCATCGAGCGCGCTGCCCCGCTCAGCTGGAAATTGCCGTCGGGGCGCAGCGCCCGGATTCGCTATCCGGAAGAGGGCCCGCCGGAACTGTCGGCTCGCCTCGGTGACATGATCGGCCTGGGGGGCACCCTATCGCTCTTCGAGGGGCGCGTGCCCGTGCTGTTCGACATTCTGGCCCCGAATTACCGCACGGTTCAGAAAACCTTCGACATGGACGGGTTCTGGGCCCGCACCTATCCCGAGGTCAAGAAGGAGTTGCGTCGCCGCTACCCCAAGCATCCCTGGCCGTAG
- a CDS encoding sigma-E factor regulatory protein RseB domain-containing protein, with the protein MRWRRSLGLLWFFGLSGLAGPGQVEAAPLTPDAILRARETLHYSGLIKVTTFSERGEKVRRLRVTQVGSRGTRQEFLDAQGHLSDLVTVNGGVRWHYAPRQGKVTVSATESEGSLSQRLALVKRNYDFRVLGQLRHLQRLTLLAQFRPRQHGNLTHRLWVDQLTRLPLVVERRDEQGRLVDRSEFLSLRLNPVEAARALTFQLPAAVKVQSQNTMLARGDAATPLPVGLTWRPPPPRQLPAGYALIQWQYFLDHRQVPTFAWRFHDGLALLSCFATDARSQARRPAEGQPIRIGGHPGFALQHGHKRLLSWQQGPTAYTLVGECPEAWLNQVAENTP; encoded by the coding sequence GTGAGGTGGCGTCGCTCACTCGGCCTGCTCTGGTTCTTCGGGCTTTCGGGCCTGGCTGGCCCCGGCCAGGTCGAGGCGGCCCCGCTGACGCCGGACGCGATCCTGAGGGCCCGGGAAACCCTGCACTACAGCGGGCTGATCAAGGTCACCACCTTCAGCGAACGTGGTGAAAAGGTCCGCCGCCTGCGCGTCACGCAGGTGGGCTCACGCGGGACGCGCCAGGAGTTCCTGGACGCCCAGGGTCACCTGAGCGATCTGGTCACCGTGAACGGCGGCGTGCGCTGGCACTACGCGCCCCGCCAGGGCAAGGTCACCGTGTCGGCCACGGAGTCGGAGGGCAGCCTCTCGCAACGCCTGGCCCTGGTGAAACGCAATTACGACTTCCGCGTGCTCGGGCAGTTGCGACACCTCCAGCGCCTGACCCTGCTGGCGCAGTTCCGACCGCGCCAGCACGGCAACCTGACCCATCGCCTGTGGGTCGACCAGCTGACGCGGCTGCCGCTCGTGGTGGAACGCCGCGATGAGCAAGGGCGGCTGGTCGACCGCTCGGAATTTCTCAGCCTGCGCCTGAACCCCGTGGAGGCGGCCAGGGCCCTGACCTTTCAATTGCCCGCCGCCGTCAAGGTTCAGTCCCAGAATACGATGCTGGCGCGGGGAGATGCCGCGACCCCCTTGCCGGTCGGCCTGACATGGCGACCGCCGCCCCCCCGCCAGCTGCCCGCCGGCTACGCCCTGATTCAATGGCAATACTTCCTGGACCATCGTCAGGTGCCCACCTTTGCCTGGCGCTTTCACGATGGACTGGCCTTGCTGTCCTGCTTTGCGACCGACGCCCGCAGCCAGGCCCGTCGGCCCGCAGAGGGACAACCAATCCGGATCGGTGGCCACCCCGGATTTGCGCTTCAGCACGGCCACAAGCGACTGCTGAGCTGGCAACAGGGCCCAACGGCCTACACCCTGGTGGGGGAGTGTCCGGAAGCCTGGTTGAACCAGGTGGCCGAGAACACGCCCTGA
- a CDS encoding zf-HC2 domain-containing protein — protein sequence MMKPAACEAWLEAISAYLDGSLTSEEERAVQAHLHHCGACADMLIDWVPMIQALRALPEPTPQRDLWQAIAEELRHEPPAPRRLRLPEQLSRHWPGVAVAASVLILLWSGGLAWLSDGVWGPPVPVADLDTYWHQHDAFDLEESLTSRFGPAVDTVEASYGLDP from the coding sequence GTGATGAAACCAGCCGCCTGTGAGGCCTGGCTCGAGGCCATCTCGGCTTACCTCGACGGCAGCCTGACCAGCGAGGAGGAGCGGGCCGTGCAGGCGCACCTGCACCACTGCGGGGCCTGTGCCGACATGCTGATCGACTGGGTGCCGATGATCCAGGCGCTGCGGGCCCTGCCTGAACCGACGCCTCAGCGGGACCTGTGGCAGGCGATCGCCGAGGAACTCCGGCACGAACCGCCCGCACCACGTCGCCTGCGCCTGCCTGAGCAGCTGTCGCGCCATTGGCCGGGCGTGGCGGTGGCCGCGAGCGTGTTGATCCTGCTCTGGAGTGGAGGGCTGGCCTGGCTCTCGGACGGGGTCTGGGGCCCGCCTGTACCGGTGGCCGATCTCGACACGTACTGGCATCAGCACGACGCGTTCGACCTGGAGGAGAGTCTGACGAGCCGCTTCGGCCCGGCGGTCGACACCGTCGAGGCCAGCTACGGACTCGACCCGTGA